A single Anopheles funestus chromosome 2RL, idAnoFuneDA-416_04, whole genome shotgun sequence DNA region contains:
- the LOC125774982 gene encoding gastrula zinc finger protein XlCGF7.1-like: HHKSSTKLHHCSKCDERFDSSFQLKKHRDSCVLQSIKPKCCGCYREFDSFDLLKIHSETEHKPSESETHSKSDENGTKFTCDICYRSYKTRRILADHKQRPYRTKQYQCARCGKSFRDKSSLDDHERLHEGVRPFTCIVCAKTFSRKDSYRKHLTLHTVASDRYKCDICGKGCRTKGNLKDHYITHSGTERSQKCPLCDSRFARKSCLQSHMRLHTGEKPFACRQCDARYMFSTDLRRHVMTHKGVRPFVCEVCTRSYSRRDYLLKHVAVSHSDEANLKGGMKNDVVKVRQNTPNVDSNNE; the protein is encoded by the coding sequence CATCACAAATCCAGCACAAAACTACACCATTGCTCTAAATGTGATGAAAGATTTGATTCATCTTTCCAACTAAAAAAGCATCGCGACTCATGCGTTCTTCAAAGCATCAAGCCAAAATGCTGCGGATGCTATCGAGAGTTTGATTCGTTTGATTTGCTAAAAATTCACTCCGAGACGGAACATAAACCGTCTGAATCTGAAACACACTCGAAGAGTGACGAAAATGGAACCAAATTTACGTGCGACATATGCTACCGGTCCTACAAAACACGTCGCATACTGGCCGACCACAAGCAGCGGCCCTATCGCACAAAGCAATACCAATGTGCACGGTGTGGGAAATCATTTCGTGATAAGTCTTCCCTGGATGATCACGAACGGCTACATGAAGGCGTTCGTCCGTTCACGTGTATCGTTTGTGCAAAAACGTTCTCTCGGAAAGATTCTTACCGCAAGCATTTAACGTTGCATACAGTCGCTTCCGATCGGTACAAGTGTGATATTTGTGGTAAGGGTTGCCGTACGAAGGGTAATTTGAAGGATCATTACATCACCCACAGCGGGACGGAACGATCGCAAAAGTGCCCGTTGTGCGACAGTCGCTTTGCAAGGAAAAGTTGCCTGCAGTCACATATGCGTTTGCACACGGGTGAAAAACCGTTCGCATGCAGACAGTGCGATGCACGGTACATGTTTTCGACCGATCTTCGGCGACATGTGATGACACACAAGGGTGTAAGGCCGTTTGTTTGTGAGGTATGTACGCGATCCTACTCTAGAAGGGACTATCTTCTAAAGCACGTTGCTGTGTCCCATTCGGACGAAGCTAATCTGAAAGGCGGGATGAAAAACGATGTTGTAAAAGTGAGGCAAAATACTCCCAATGTTGATTcgaataatgaataa
- the LOC125764571 gene encoding uncharacterized protein LOC125764571 gives MIRFTSSDAMEELDKWCRICGTGLHKCGHRLDEFAERTSTTLEEMLSFCVGMKETKANDGKAYLLCSSCKEDLLVAYKLLQLYHETTKRLFKTSTTNSFSMPNDLSCTVNNKAQSVTNAPDK, from the exons ATGATTCGATTTACGAGCTCAGACGCAATGGAAGAACTGGACAAATGGTGTAGAATTTGTGGTACGGGGCTGCATAAGTGTGGCCATCGATTAGATGAATTCGCTGAACGAACTAGTACTACCCTAGAAGAAATGCTCAGCTTCTGTGTAGGAATGAAGGAA ACTAAAGCGAACGATGGTAAAGCTTATCTGCTGTGCAGTTCGTGCAAAGAGGATCTTTTAGTTGCATACAAATTGCTTCAACTGTACCACGAAACAACGAAACGATTGTTTAAAACTAGCACCACTAACTCATTTTCCATGCCGAATGATTTGAGCTGCACGGTAAATAATAAAGCACAAAGCGTCACGAATGCGCCAGACAAATGA
- the LOC125764514 gene encoding nuclear envelope integral membrane protein 1-like yields MHWFSCCFTAVVAFCLLPLLCYGKENEEQKDVIFLEPGRLVSYTYDEWSIARPGLFVYCYPGQELTLLNAFCTVSIRMHCDHDNYNQYPGSSPAEVKKHYKAEQSLFSFNVFASRKRRQVELEPFNQSCLGVVSSGKYEIEVLLNRFDLWRVGLLVFGVLLFYIALPMSQNPLFYYTGGILIGLTSFALALVYMFSKLMPYRPLMLGVMVGGWTLGFYGMQMMYENLRLIFVLYQHYVFWYLAIVGSISFFVCYRLGPPKDHRSIRVIQWTLQLIALTMVFFSSYQRTLATGFVLVVIGAYYHATPLAAIRWIRNRFRSRYPGRRRLLTVDEFEEQGRIETDRALKDLREYCRSPECKQWTTMMKLRDPVRFASFVEGSPHVMDEECYEYDNVHSSLSHDESEELLESSEAE; encoded by the exons ATGCATTGGTTCAGTTGTTGTTTCACGGCTGTGGTAGCATTTTGCCTTCTGCCGCTTCTATGCTACGGTAAAGAAAACGAAGAACAGAAAGATG TCATATTCCTCGAACCGGGGCGGCTTGTATCGTACACGTACGACGAATGGAGCATCGCTAGACCCGGTCTGTTCGTGTATTGCTACCCGGGCCAAGAGCTGACACTTCTGAACGCTTTCTGTACCGTTTCGATACGAATGCACTGTGACCATGATAACTACAACCAGTACCCGGGCAGTTCTCCGGCAGAGGTTAAGAAACACTACAAAGCGGAACAGAGTCTGTTCAGCTTCAATGTGTTTGCCTCACGCAAACGAAGGCAGGTGGAACTGGAACCCTTCAACCAGAGCTGTCTCGGTGTTGTTTCATCCGGGAAGTACGAAATAGAGGTACTGCTTAATCGGTTCGATTTGTGGCGCGTTggattgttggtttttggcgTGCTGCTGTTCTACATTGCGCTACCGATGAGCCAAAATCCGCTCTTCTACTACACCGGTGGCATTCTGATTGGATTGACATCGTTCGCGCTCGCACTCGTGTACATGTTCAGCAAGCTGATGCCGTACCGACCGCTCATGCTCGGTGTAATGGTTGGCGGTTGGACACTAGGCTTTTACGGCATGCAGATGATGTACGAAAACTTGCGTCTAATCTTCGTGCTTTACCAACATTACGTGTTTTGGTACCTGGCCATCGTTGGATCGATTAGTTTCTTCGTGTGCTATCGGCTCGGCCCACCGAAAGATCATCGCAGCATACGGGTCATCCAATGGACGCTGCAATTGATCGCCCTCACGATGGTGTTCTTCTCTAGCTACCAGCGTACACTCGCTACCGGGTTTGTGCTTGTCGTCATTGGTGCTTACTACCACGCCACACCGTTGGCCGCGATACGCTGGATACGTAATCGATTTCGTAGCCGGTACCCGGGCCGGCGACGGTTGCTTACGGTGGACGAGTTCGAGGAGCAGGGTCGGATCGAAACGGATCGTGCACTAAAAGATCTGCGTGAATACTGCCGCAGTCCGGAGTGTAAGCAGtggacgacgatgatgaagtTGCGCGATCCGGTGCGTTTTGCATCGTTCGTCGAAGGATCACCGCACGTGATGGATGAGGAATGCTACGAGTACGACAATGTTCACTCCAGCCTAAGCCATGACGAATCGGAAGAACTGCTGGAATCGAGCGAAGCGGAATAG